The Pseudomonas sp. SCB32 DNA window CGTAGGTCTGCGCACCCTGCTCAGTCAGCTGAAAACCGCCCTTGCCGCGTCGGCACAAGGAGTAACCGAGGCGAACTTCCAGGTCTCGAACCAGCGTGCTCAGACGTGGCAGGCTGGTATTCAAGCGCACCTGCGCGGCGGTGAAACCACCGGCTTCCACGACCGAACAGAAGATGCGCAGCCTGCGCAGATCCACGTCTGAAAGGTTGGTCAGCATCAAGACCTCCGATACACGTTCACGACCGCCATGAGGATCTGTCTTATACCAGCTAATTTCCCTCCGGTTTATCCGTCCCGGTTGTTCTCCCATCGTCCCTACCTCCCGCCTGGCACAACACGAAACACTGGCTCGCTTTAGTTGCGTTTTTCGAGCAAGTCAGCTTCTGCGTTTGAGAATTTACCGGCCATTTCCTGGTTCCGATACTTGCGGCGCTCCTGGGACAGCGGTCGCTAAAGGCGCTGAAAACACAGCAGCGGCCCACGCGAGCGCTACACCACCAACAAAAATAATCAATCTTTGACGGAGTGCGGCATGGCACCTCAACGCAACGGCGAGTCAGGCAGACCCACAATCGAAGCCCGCTCAATCGACTATGTGCCGCGGGCAGAAAGGCACGGGAAGGTCTGGCATCAGGGCCCCTTCTGGTTCAGTGGCAACTTCGTGTTTCTCACCCTGATGGTCGGCTTTGTTGGCCCGGGCATGGGGCTGAGCATCCTGTGGAGCGTCCTGGCCGTTGTCGCAGGCGCAGGCTTCGGCACATTGTTCATGGCCCTCCACGCCAATCAGGGGCCGAAGATGGGCTTGCCACAGATGATTCAGTCGCGGGCACAGTTCGGCAGCCGCGGGGCCATCGTTCCCTTTGCCGCGACTCTCTTTGTCTACGTGGGCTTTATCGTGTTCGGCGTCATTCTCGTGACCCAGGCGCTGCAATTGGTATTGCCTGGTTCGAAGTGGTTCTGGTACCCGATGCTGATTGCCGTGAGTATCGTCATCGCAGTGTTCGGCCATGACCTGCTGCACTTCGTGCAGCGCTGGCTGACCTATCTGCTGATTGCCGTGTTCAGCATCGTCACCATCATGGCCATCACCGCACTTCCTGCCGCCAGCCCGGCACCGGTAGAGGCCGGGTGGAACACCACCGCGTTCCTGGTGCAACTGTCGTTGGCCGCTGGCTACAACATCAGCTACTCGGTGTATGTCTCCGACTACTCGCGCTACCTTCCCGAAGACTCATCCAGCTCCAGATTGATCTGTTGGACCTACCTGGGCGCTGCGGCTTCTGCGGCCTGGCTGATGTCGCTGGGAGCAGTGCTTGCCAGCTACATACCTGGAGCCGATGGCATTGTTTCGCTGGTGCAGACCGGTGACTACTTTTTCAAAGGTTTCGGCACCCTTGTCGTACTGGTAGGCGCCGTTGCGCAGTTGTCGGTGACAGGCATCAACAGTTATGGCGCGATGCTGACCGGCATCAGTGCGGTCGATGGCTTTAGCCCTGTGCGCCCGACCATCCGGCTGCGGGTGACAGGCCTGACCATTGTCGGCCTGGTTTCACTGCTCGTCGCCCTCGCATTACCCGAAGCCTATATGGCCAGCTTCAACGGTTTTGTACTGCTGATGCTGTATTTCCTGATCCCCTGGACGGCGGTCAACCTCGTCGACTTCTACGCGATTCGCAAGGGCGAATACGCCATCACCGAAATATTCAACCCGCACGGCGTGTATGGCCGTTGGGCCTGGCGTGGGGTGCTCGCCTATGCCGTCGGCTTCGTGGCGATGATTCCGTTCTTCTCCATCCCGTTTTTTGTCGGGCCCGCGGCGCAGGCGCTGGGGGGCGCAGATATCGCATTCATTCCCGGGCTGTTGATTGCGGGCGGTATGTACTACCTGCTGGCACGCAATCTCGAGCGTTCGGCGGAAATTTCCGCGCAACGCCAAAGCCAGATGCTGCTTGAAAGGGTTTCCGGTTAAGACGCCTTGACCTCCAGGTTCCGGCTGCCGCACTGCGAGCAGGCGAACAACGCAACGAACATAGAGAAGGTATTTGGAATGACCAGCAATAAAGAAAAAATTGTCGCCATCGTGCAAATGCCCGCAGCGGTTCTCGATTTCGCCGAATCACTTCGCAGGGCAGCCAAGCATATTCGTGACGCAGCGCTTATGGGCGCAGAACTCGTAGTGTTCCCTGAGACCTGGCTCAGCTGCTATCCGGCCTGGGTGTTTGGCATGGCCGGCTGGGACGATGCGCAAGCGAAATCCTGGTATGCAAAGCTGTTGGCCGACAGCCCGGTCATCGGTTTGCCTGACGCCATGGACGATGACCTGGCTGTGCTCCGCGAGGCCGCACGTACCAACGAAATCACGGTAGTGATGGGCATGAACGAGCGCGCGCGTCGGCACGGGGGCTCGCTATACAACTCGCTT harbors:
- a CDS encoding cytosine permease encodes the protein MAPQRNGESGRPTIEARSIDYVPRAERHGKVWHQGPFWFSGNFVFLTLMVGFVGPGMGLSILWSVLAVVAGAGFGTLFMALHANQGPKMGLPQMIQSRAQFGSRGAIVPFAATLFVYVGFIVFGVILVTQALQLVLPGSKWFWYPMLIAVSIVIAVFGHDLLHFVQRWLTYLLIAVFSIVTIMAITALPAASPAPVEAGWNTTAFLVQLSLAAGYNISYSVYVSDYSRYLPEDSSSSRLICWTYLGAAASAAWLMSLGAVLASYIPGADGIVSLVQTGDYFFKGFGTLVVLVGAVAQLSVTGINSYGAMLTGISAVDGFSPVRPTIRLRVTGLTIVGLVSLLVALALPEAYMASFNGFVLLMLYFLIPWTAVNLVDFYAIRKGEYAITEIFNPHGVYGRWAWRGVLAYAVGFVAMIPFFSIPFFVGPAAQALGGADIAFIPGLLIAGGMYYLLARNLERSAEISAQRQSQMLLERVSG